A window of the Phaseolus vulgaris cultivar G19833 chromosome 5, P. vulgaris v2.0, whole genome shotgun sequence genome harbors these coding sequences:
- the LOC137835057 gene encoding protein CYSTEINE-RICH TRANSMEMBRANE MODULE 9-like, with the protein MNHFSSHQETPVSYAPQGQVYSSTPYVTAPPPMGYPSKDGSVGYPQQRVPEETTSRGDGFWKGCCAALCCCWVLDCCF; encoded by the exons ATGAATCACTTCAGCAGCCACCAAGAAACCCCTG TATCATATGCACCACAGGGTCAGGTGTATTCTTCAACTCCATATGTGACTGCCCCACCCCCTATGGGTTATCCCTCTAAGGATGGTTCTGTAGGGTACCCTCAACAAAGGGTTCCAGAGGAAACCACAAGCAGGGGTGATGGCTTCTGGAAGGGATG TTGTGCTGCTTTATGTTGCTGCTGGGTCCTGGATTGTTGCTTCTGA